A window of Gossypium raimondii isolate GPD5lz chromosome 7, ASM2569854v1, whole genome shotgun sequence genomic DNA:
TGGTTTGCTAACTTTGCCTTCACCTTCAACGGTTGAACCCATAACAAAGCCCTTAATGGGTGACCTCGAACTCGTCGATGCGGCCGAATCGGATTTCGATACTCTCCCATCAATTGAAAATAAGCCACCCTTTTTCACGCTCATTGTAGCTTCGGCAATGGGGACGCCGTTACTAGGGCCATTGTCGGTAACGAGCTCGAATTTATATCCCAAGCCATCAACAGGACCACGTTCCCTCCACGCCTCAAGACGACCCCATGGTTTCCAGCTGCTGACGGAAAAGCCGTGTGGGCGGAGAATTAACCACGCCCCGGGGTTGGACCTCGAGACGCGATCGGTTCCAGGGGAAGGCACAAAGGGAGTGATCATCGAGGCGGCTGCGACAGGGGAACCGGATAGATCATATATCATTACCATCCATCCTTTCCTTTCCCTCCCTTGCCTTTCCTTTTCTCTTGCTAATGTTCTCATCCATCCTCTATTCTTGTTGGAAAAATTGGGTGGGAGAGACCtgattaattaaatacataattatatgTAAACAACATTAAATGTTTGAGCACATGGAAGAGAATCAATGGTGGTTGCATTGTGACAGATAACAATAGGTTTGACCCAAATTAAGCATGAGACTTTATTCTCCCATGAGATTAAGTATCTAATGGGGGATTTTATTCTAcaatgagatttatttattttaattaaaattgaagttCATAGTTGGTCAATGGCTAATATATTCAGCACTTAATCATCCAATAAATCAATAACTTTTACtttattatcataatttaaattttagttttatatttataaattaattattttcttcttaaaagcctaaaattaatttataatttttgggaGATggcaaataaattataattttttggggAGAGGGCAAAGAtaagaaatttataattatttttaacttacaAACTTTATAAGACAAAATTTTATAGaaggactaaaattaaataaaaaagtttagaataccaaaatgcaaaattattttgtatcaacttaaaattttatattaaaatataaagagttaattttttactattttaattaactaataatattataaaaatattagatcaAATtacgttaaattaaaatatggagGACtgaattctaaattaatttgACACACTATAGAAAAAAGTTTGACGCGCATTTTAGCATACTGTCCTAGAGAAGGGACTAAAATGTACCGTGCTATAGTGGAAATGGAAACAGAGTAACTTACCGCGATCTTGACCGGTCCGCGCTAAACTTGCAACTGAAAACCGGTTGACTAATGTTGCCCTGAATTTGAAACACGACGGGGCTACATTCCGGTTCTCCGCCGAACTGGAAAACGAACCGAGGATCCGGTTCGGTTCTGACCGTTAAGTGAAGCTTGGCGGAGGGTTTTTCATGATCGTTGCCGAATTTCATCCACCCATCTTGAAACACTGCCGGTCTAGTTTGCGACACACCCAAGTCGACCGTAACCTGAACCGAACCGACCAACTTCCCACTGTTGACACCGCAGGAGCGACCCATACGCCCGGTGAATACCTCGACGCATAACGTCACAGGCTTGCTGGAGACACGACGAAGCGTTAGAGCGTCGAGGTGGAAACCAGCGGCGGAGGTGGAAGATTCAGGGGGAGAATCACCGGAACCGTTGCTGAGTGGCAACAAAGCCGTTTGAGACTGGAAGTTTTTGAGCCTGAGCTTGCAGAAACACGGTGTCGTCGTTGGGCAAACGCCACCACTGGCGACGGCGACTGGTTTTGTGGGTTGCGGCAGTTTTAAAGCTAATGATTCGATGATCAAACGAACGAATGGACATGGATCCATAGTGTAAAATTTGCCTTTTTTGATGGGTTTTCTCTTAAAAGAACATCTACGTTGAGAGTGACGAGCTGTTAATGGAGGGAATAGTGGATTTTCATGGTTGATTTGACCCAAATGATTCTTTTTCAAGTCTACGGGTGTTTATATAATGTGTTTCCTGGCTTTGAAATTTGCTAATAAATatggtaacttttaaaaaattccaaatatggtaatagagaaaaaaaaatttatgactAATTTGGCAATACAAACAAGAAAATGTGATTTCATATTTGTAACCGATTCATATTAGATTTCGATTAAATTAGTTCGAGACATATCGGAGTTTAAAATGAggggtaaatttttattagaaatatgTAATCtgaattttgtttgattttatctGAAAAGTTTAATGTGCAACTcacttgttaaaaaaataaaattgagaggTAAAATTGGAGATATGTGGGGCGAAGAGTCCAAGGGTCGAAGACCTTATCCGTATAGGATTATGGAtcatttaacccttaaattttgcGCATGGTCGAAAatctcttatatttttatttttttaacattaataagtTTATCTTCTTCTGCTCGTCGTTTTTAAGTAAAGGGCAAAGTTTGTGTATTGAGTACTTAAATTCGAGATCCACGATGCGTAAATATATGTGTCGTGGGTCACGAGTCGAATTCTTATAATTTACTGTTGATATGTATGAGTTTTAATCTAACTAGTGTAATTTATGATGTAATAATGCAACTATTTTAGTAATTGGCTTTTGGTTCGCTAATTATCTATAaatctaattagaaaattcATCTCTTACAAAAAGtcttctaattttaataatattaaataaaattatttcttctttcatttGTCGTCGATTAAGCTTTATAATTACAacttttaatatctaaaataatagtatttaattttgcgtttaataattaatttaaattttaacattgatttcatgaaaatttataattaataaataatattcattAAAGCAaccttaaaactaaaataaatcacatccatgaaattatatttgactaattaaattaaaatttaaaaaatcatagttaatactaaatttattatattaataaaattatgaaaatctaaacttaataatattagcaattaactttcatcaaatcaactctaaaattttaattaaatattaaaaaattaaaattattacctttaaatatcaaaatatacaacttttgTTAAATTGTAAATACCTGATGATATATTCAACATGTTATTccttttttaaccttttaacaTTTAGTATTGAATTAatgtaattgaatgaaattatattaaaaataaatagaattatcTCGAGGTAAATTGCGGGGACCATGACAGCTGGAAAAAGGCTGTCACCACGTTGTCATAAAAATGGGAGGCTAAGCTGAGCTGGACTCGGAATGGGGGTGGCAGGATTTTGTCTTCAACCTTTTCCATTACATATTAGCGGCTTACACATTGTTGACGTGGCATTCTCTGGCGCTTCTTCATCTTCAAAGTCGCCGTTTTTGGTCGGCTCCATTTGGCGGCGCTAAAACAACTATTATTTTCGGTTTAATTCCAGTTTTAGTCCCTTTGCTATGTtggaatttgatatttaatctcTTTACCATATATGACTTGGAttggatatttaaatttttaattaattatattaattaaataattcgTCAAAGATTTGAGTTTGctaaattatgcatttattaaatataaaattattttaaaataaaattttaagaagtaAAGTAAATGATGAATCCAAAATAAATCAGATTCAAATATACCTATGATATGtacaaattattttgatttataaatcaccaaataaaattactatttttatcaaaaaaatatcatattaaacaaaaaaggaTTAGATTTATATATTCCTTATATACACGAATTTTTCGGTACATAACAATTAGAGGATTAGTATTTACATACACGGTAAGAACATACCCAgactatatacatatacattacGTCCAAAAGAAGTTGTCTAATTAAATGCTTACCATTTGCTCTTCAGAAGCTCGAACTCAGGTTGGTTCCGGAAGTTCATTTGTTTTTATCACCTAAACCAATCAAATCAATGTTTTATCAAATCATCCGCTAATccgatttcaaaaaattttcattttttattaaattattttatcttgaATTATCCAAGTTGAGATGAATGGAACAAAGTGATTGGGGGGGGGGGTATGGGATATGGGGCCTTTGTATTTATGGGGTGACCTGACCCTAGGAGGCATAGCATGTATACCCCATTGTTTTTAATACCCTAACTCTTTATCACTACTTTGTCTTTGTTTCGATGAGTCAAGAccaaatcttttattttattttttatcaacgaataattgttttaatttaaaatttaataataataataataataataatactcaaatttaatataaataataaataattttaattttaaatattataaaattaaaaatatctaacTCGATCTTATCCATGCAAAAAAGTGAATTGGTCAAGGTCTATAGATTATAACATCTTCCCTAGAGAAATTAATTTGGAGAGGAGGGTCTACCCAAcatactataaatatatattcatattgtTTCAAAGGGCTACATTCAATTCATGTTCCAAAagtcatattttaaaaagaattaaaatttttattttttattaatttaataatggtaattcaagttgcattcaactTATCACACCACTGTCTGTATAATGCCCTCGTGGCAAAATGATAGCATTGGTTGTTTGGTGGAATACTGCTTGGATCATGACTAAGGGGTTAGTCTCATAAATTGCGTGgttttaaatagatatttagCTTTAAATTTGTACAAGTTAATCTTACTGTCGAAAAATGAGAGttcataaaaaatgttttaaggcATCGAGATAAAGTGGAAGCAAACTTGAATAGAAAAGAAGCTATAAGTGAACAGAAAGGCAACACACACCAATTGTTAgagtttgatatttatttatagttgagttcCCCAAATCCACCTGTACAATTTAAATTCTATTGACGGTCGAGATCAAAACCTATCTACAAGTTGAGAGCTCTAAgtgatttaaactctatacaattTTATTCCTTTGGATTTACAATATTCACCatggtaactctagttttactggAGTGTTTTATTGGGCCACCAAAGCTTCAAGTCGATGTGCTTTTTCACATGTTCTACAAATCGGGCCAATTCAATTGAGTCAAATGAACCCCATTTAATCAACTGACCTCCATGAGACGTGTAACACTGCTATACCTGGTTAGACCCAAGGAACCTGATATAggaatattacatttggtgccaaagtgATTTTGGCTAATCACGAATATATttgaacaataaaaaaataaagttttcataacttatattttaatcccTACTACTTGGAACATACTTGAtcttcctaagtacatgccattctatttaaaattttaaaacatatccTCTTGGCACTTGGAGATGCGATGAGATGGATGCTCACAACCTCAATTACAACTCTTCAAAATCACAATACCTACACGTTGAAAATAAACGCTTAAGTCAGTGAAGGCTTAGTAAGTACCCatgatatttaaattctattaaatttcttaatttctaatatctcatttccttgtttatttatcatattcatttgtaactttttacttatttcacaatttagtccttaagtcctcaaatcaacttataaaaattactactttttttatacatgtatcatatttcaccctttaatgtaaattttcatgattctctcactatttctttcataatttatttttaattcaatatttcaaacatgaatcAGAAATAGACATTTACCTTGTAACGAAAATTGTTTACCTTCTTAGCAGAGGCCAGTAGACTAAACAGAACACTTAGGATATACGGAACTGATACAGAAGTGCATTATTCTGTACTATTAAACAGAGAGCACTAAAGTACTATACAGAGAGCATAAATAAGCTAAACGGAGAGCACtaatgtgctaataatcagagagcactaacgtgctaataatcagagagcacgcTAAGGTTTCTTAATGGCATGCTACTAATATCCCAATAGTTCTTATCTCGTCTACTTGGGCAAATTATATCATGCACacatatcacttttacactttcGCATAATGCTTTTtcatactttacaatttaatcattgtacCAAAAATCTGTATACTTATATCTTCACTATCTTTAATACATgtaatatatttctaaattcatattcatccataattcactaataatccttatcatgtatttcacatagcacttttatatattttgcaatttagtcattagcACAATATTTCGTGTGacaatatattttacttttagtaacacatataacataattcaatACTTATTAATATTCCAAAATTCACTACAACATCAATTTTTCTCATTCTAAGTGTTATGCACTTCATATTtctatttctaatataaattttcctaaatttacgatttaacccttaatttccACAACTTAGGAAATAATTGTAGTTTGGattacaaaattcatatattcttttattttgcattATATGCTTTAGTATCAATATTTCCTTGTAAACTTTTTAtaactttccaatttagtaacttttaaaaaaaaaaagcctttattgattattaaacaattttctttcACAACTCACTCAATTCACATAATGTAATATCTCGAAAATTACtattgtaataccccgaaaattactacagtaagaaaataggtatccttgataataaaataaggaaataacgtgacaaaaagggaaattttgagttatggcaacaccgggaattatattatgacatattaattcaagaaaggattaaatcgcaaaagtgagaaaagttttgttgcccaagagtaaatacttgaaatttgaggggttaaagtgtaaatacgaaaaatttgaaggaccaatagtgtaaatattttaa
This region includes:
- the LOC105790500 gene encoding uncharacterized protein LOC105790500, with amino-acid sequence MDPCPFVRLIIESLALKLPQPTKPVAVASGGVCPTTTPCFCKLRLKNFQSQTALLPLSNGSGDSPPESSTSAAGFHLDALTLRRVSSKPVTLCVEVFTGRMGRSCGVNSGKLVGSVQVTVDLGVSQTRPAVFQDGWMKFGNDHEKPSAKLHLTVRTEPDPRFVFQFGGEPECSPVVFQIQGNISQPVFSCKFSADRSRSRSLPPNFSNKNRGWMRTLAREKERQGRERKGWMVMIYDLSGSPVAAASMITPFVPSPGTDRVSRSNPGAWLILRPHGFSVSSWKPWGRLEAWRERGPVDGLGYKFELVTDNGPSNGVPIAEATMSVKKGGLFSIDGRVSKSDSAASTSSRSPIKGFVMGSTVEGEGKVSKPMVQVGIKHVTCMADAALFIALSAAIDLSMDACRLFSRKLRKELCHDEQDPCS